In Lujinxingia sediminis, the sequence CTCATCCAAGTCTACCATCGCGCGTCTGCTCAAGAAGGGGCTGGAAGAGTACACTCGCACCGAGGATGGTCGGCTTTATACCTTTTCGTGGGTGATGCCCAAGGAGCTTCAGCACCTCACCGGCGGACAAGAGGTGCTCCATGATCCGATGAATGAGGAGCCGCTCAAGCTGATTCCTCAGGAGTGGCGTGCCGGCGCGCTGGAGGAGCTGGGTATTGAGAACGTCTCATCGATTCGGGTACGCGGTGACCTGAACCCGGCGAGCCGCTTCATCTTCAAAGAGCTGATGCGGCATTACGGCGGGGACTGGAGCCGGGCGATGGAGCATGTGCGTGTGCGGCGGATGCTCTTCAGTGAGAAGGATCGTGTGGGAATCGGGACCTTCCAGCCGAAGGACGAGAAGAACCAGGATTCCACCGAGCTCACCGGCGATATTAACTACCGTAAGATCGCCATCTACGGCTCAGACAGCGACCCGCGCGCGTTCAACTTCGATGGCGAGTTCTGCGTGGCCAACCGGGGGATCATCGAGTTTGTAGAGATCCTGAAGTTGGATGTGGCCTTCCTCTACGATCTTCTGGGCGCGACGCAGGAGCGTAAGATCAAGCCCAAGAAGTTCGCGCAGACCGATATCGATGAAGTGATCATCGGTCATACCAACGAGCCGGAGTACCGCAAGCTGCTCGGTAACGAGTATATGGAGGCGCTCCGTGACCGTACGGTGAAGATCGATATCCCCTACATCACGAAGTATCAGGAAGAGATCCGCATCTATAAAAAGGACTTCAATAATCAGCGTGTCAAAGGCAAGCACATCGCGCCGCATACCATCGAGATGGCGGCGATGTGGGCCGTGCTCACGCGTCTCGAAGATCCGAAGAAGCACGATCTGACGCTTTTGCAGAAGCTCAAGCTCTATGACGGGAAGTCACTCACCGGCTACACTCAGGACAACGTCAAGGAGTTGCGCAAAGAGACGCTTCGCGAAGGTCTGACGGGGGTAAGCCCCCGGTATATCCAGGACAAGCTGTCCAACGCGCTGGTGAGCGATAAGACCGAGAGCAGTATCAACCCCTTCCTGGTACTCAACGAGCTTGAGGGCGGGCTGAAGAACCACAGTCTGATCAGCAACGAGGAGGAGCGCGGGCGCTATCGGGAGCTTTTAGCGGTGGTTAAGCAGGAGTACGAAGACATCGTTAAGAACGAGGTGCAGCGAGCGATCTCGGCCGACGAGGACGCCATCTCCAAGCTGTGTGCGAACTACATCGATAACGTCAAAGCGTACACGCAGAAGGAGAAGGTGCGGAACAAGTACACCGGTCAGTATGAGGAGCCCGATGAGCGTTTGATGCGCTCGATCGAGGAGAAGATCGATATCCCGGATAGTCGCAAAGACGACTTCCGTCGCGAGATCATGAATTACATCGGTGCGTTGGCGATCGACGGCAAGCAGTTCACCTACCAGACCAATGAACGGCTTCGGAAGGCGTTGGAACTCAAGCTCTTCGAAGATCAGAAAGACTCGATCAAGCTGGCGAGCGTGGTCTCCAATGTGGTGGACCGCGATACCCAGGAGAAGATCGACATCGTGAAGCAGCGGCTTATTCGCGATTATGGCTACAATGAGGAGTCGGCCACCGACGTCCTGAACTTCGTGGCCAGCATCTTTGCGCGAGGCGACTCCAAGCAGCAATGAACGCGGCGCGCAGGTAGGTGAAGATGCCGGCGCCGCCCCCGAATGGGAGCGTGCGCCGGCTCAGTTTAGGCAGGTTGCGCAGGGGCGATGAGGGCTCGACGAGGGAATCAGGTCATGACGGAACTCAACAAGATCAAGCAAGATCATCGGCGCTTCAAACAGATCGTGCGCGGCAAGATTAAGCGCAACCTGCGCAAGTATATGAGCCAGGGCGAGATCACCGGTCGGCAGGGCAAAGATATTGTGAAGGTGCCCTTGCCGCGCATCGACATCCCGCGCTTTCGTTTTAGCCAAAAGCAGCAGGGAGGCGTGGGGCAGGGCGAAGGACAGCCGGGCGATAGTCTGGGTCAGGGCGAGGAGTCGCCCGGGCAGGCCGGACCGGCCGGAAACCAGGAAGGCGAGCACGGTGTTGAGGTCGACGTCTCGCTCGAAGAACTCGCCGAAATCATGGGCGAGGAGTTGGAACTGCCGCATATCGAGCCCAAAGGGGTGAAGAGGCTCGAGACGGTCAAAGATAAGTACTCCGGGATTCGTACGACGGGACCGGAGAGCCTTCGTCACTTTAAGCGCACGTACAAGGCGGCGTTGCAGCGGATGATCGCCAGCGGGGAGTACGACCCGGATAACCCGATCATCGTGCCGACCAAAGAAGATATGCGCTACCGCTCCTGGAAGCAGACGTCATTGCCGGAGTCCAATGCGCTGATCCTCTACATGATGGATGTGTCCGGCTCGATGGGCGATGAGCAGAAAGAGATCGTGCGCATCGAGTCGTTCTGGATCGATACCTGGCTGCGCAGTCAGTACGAAGGCATTGAGAGCCGCTACATCATTCACGATGCGACGGCCAAAGAGGTCGATCGCGACACGTTCTTTCGCACCCGGGAGTCGGGCGGCACGATGATCTCCAGCGCGTACAAGCTGGCGCTGCAGATTCTGGAGGAGGAGTACGCGGTCGATGAGTGGAACGTGTATCTCTTTCACTTCTCCGATGGTGATAACTGGTCTGTGGACGATACCGGCGATTGCATGAAGTTGATGCGTGACGGGCTTTTGCCCAAGGCGAATCTCTTTTGCTACGGGCAGGTGGAGTCGCCCTACGGGTCCGGGCAGTTCATCAAAGATATCAATGAGCACTTCTCGGGCCACGAGCGGGTGATCGTCTCGGAGATCAAGAACCGCGACGGCATTTACGATTCGATTAAAGAATTTTTGGGGCGGGGCCTCTAATCACAGGGCTGAGATCCTGCGAAGGGAAGGGACTTCATGAAGGCATTATCGCCACAGATTCAAGA encodes:
- a CDS encoding DUF444 family protein, with translation MTELNKIKQDHRRFKQIVRGKIKRNLRKYMSQGEITGRQGKDIVKVPLPRIDIPRFRFSQKQQGGVGQGEGQPGDSLGQGEESPGQAGPAGNQEGEHGVEVDVSLEELAEIMGEELELPHIEPKGVKRLETVKDKYSGIRTTGPESLRHFKRTYKAALQRMIASGEYDPDNPIIVPTKEDMRYRSWKQTSLPESNALILYMMDVSGSMGDEQKEIVRIESFWIDTWLRSQYEGIESRYIIHDATAKEVDRDTFFRTRESGGTMISSAYKLALQILEEEYAVDEWNVYLFHFSDGDNWSVDDTGDCMKLMRDGLLPKANLFCYGQVESPYGSGQFIKDINEHFSGHERVIVSEIKNRDGIYDSIKEFLGRGL
- a CDS encoding PrkA family serine protein kinase gives rise to the protein MSAKESLLHKIGRHHDIDEYRELHWEGSFEEYLDLVREDVRVTRNAYQRIYDMVMSYGTEEYIDNKKKIVRYNFFKDEITGGADAIYGLDIPLMRLVNVFKAAANEYGTEKRIILLHGPVGSSKSTIARLLKKGLEEYTRTEDGRLYTFSWVMPKELQHLTGGQEVLHDPMNEEPLKLIPQEWRAGALEELGIENVSSIRVRGDLNPASRFIFKELMRHYGGDWSRAMEHVRVRRMLFSEKDRVGIGTFQPKDEKNQDSTELTGDINYRKIAIYGSDSDPRAFNFDGEFCVANRGIIEFVEILKLDVAFLYDLLGATQERKIKPKKFAQTDIDEVIIGHTNEPEYRKLLGNEYMEALRDRTVKIDIPYITKYQEEIRIYKKDFNNQRVKGKHIAPHTIEMAAMWAVLTRLEDPKKHDLTLLQKLKLYDGKSLTGYTQDNVKELRKETLREGLTGVSPRYIQDKLSNALVSDKTESSINPFLVLNELEGGLKNHSLISNEEERGRYRELLAVVKQEYEDIVKNEVQRAISADEDAISKLCANYIDNVKAYTQKEKVRNKYTGQYEEPDERLMRSIEEKIDIPDSRKDDFRREIMNYIGALAIDGKQFTYQTNERLRKALELKLFEDQKDSIKLASVVSNVVDRDTQEKIDIVKQRLIRDYGYNEESATDVLNFVASIFARGDSKQQ